A window of Polyangia bacterium genomic DNA:
GCCGCCGCCAGATCGTCCAGCAACCGAGGATCGATGGCCTCCACGGCGTCCACCAACATGGCCAGGGCGGGCCGCGGCTCTTGCCCGAAGAGTCCGTTCAAGGTCTTGGCCACGCGCGCTTGCTCGACCTGCTGGCGCGGGGTGCAGGCGGCGAACACGAATACCCGCGCCCGCCGTTCGCGCGTCACCAGCCCCTTGGCCTGCAAGCGATCCAGCACCTTGGCGGTGGTGGTATAGACCAGATCCAGCGGAACACCGACGCGATCGTGAAGGTCCCGCCCGGACAGCGGACCCAGCTCCCACAGCGCGACCAGCACCGCGTATTCCAGCTTGCCGCCCGGGACGGCTGATTGGTCGTCCGTCGTCACGACCGCCACGATAGCACGGCGTCCGCGACGCAGCGCTTGCCGCCCGGCTCTCGTCTTCTATCGGCCCATGGCCCAGAGGAGGCCGGGGATGACGTGCTGATCCACCAACGGCGGCATCATCCAGATCTCGTTCGAATGCCCCAGCGCCGTGTAGAAGATCCGCCCCGCCCCTTCCTCGCGGTACCACGACACCGGGCGATGATCCGACGCGCAGGTCAGGACCACCTGATTGTCCATTCGAAACCGAGTGAACGAATAGATCTCGTCCATCACGTTGAAGTTGGCCGGCAGCATCGCCACCGACGGATGATTGCCCTGCTTGGTGCAAGTCGCAGACATGAAGTCGCCCGGGTGACCGGCAAAGTCGGCGCCCAGCAAGCCGACATAGGTTTCGGAGTTGTCGCTGGGATCGTCGTAGGCGTGAGTGGCGTTTTCGATCCCCACCAGCGCGCCGCCATTTTTCACGTAGGCGGCCAGCGCGTTGATCCCGACGGTGCCGGGACCGAACGGCTCGCCTGTGGTGGCCAGCAAAATGACCGCGCCGTACGGCGCCAGACCGGCGTCGGTGAACTTGGTCGTGTCCTCGCTGGTCTCGGTGGTCAACCCGGCCAGCTTGGCCGAACGGCCGATGAAGTCTGCGGCCACCGGGATCGAATCGTGCCGCTGTCCGGTGGTGCGCGTGTAGATGAGCACACGGGTGGATCGCGCTGCCCCATCGCTGGGCGACGACGCGTCGACCGCCGGCTTCACCGAGGCATCAACGGGCGCGGTTTCGGGCGTCGTCCCGCTGCCCGCGTCGACCGGAACCGAATTTCCGCCGCTGCCCGACGGCGAGGTCTCGACCGCCGGCGGGGCTCCTCCATCGGGCATGGACCCAGACGTGCCGCCGCTGCCGCCGTTGGGCGCACCAGAGTCTATCGGCACCGTCCCCGGTGCCGGCGTTGAAGAGCTGCACGCCCCACCCACCCACGCCGCCAGAATCCAGAAAGCGTAAAGACCCCGCATCTGTCGGCCTCCCGGCGCTTGGCGCAACGGAAGGTACAATCCTACAGCGAATTCAGGTACGCGACCAGATCGCTGATTTGCGGCTGGGTCAGCTTTGACGTAGCGCCGTGCTTGTCGCCGCCGCCGCAAGTAGCGGTGAAGCGATCGGCCAGCGTTTGGGCACAGCCGTTGTGCATGTACGGCGCGCGGTAGCTCAACCCGCGCAGAGTCGGCACCTGAAAGGCCCGGCCGGTTCCCACGTCAACGGTCGTGTTGTTGGTGAAGGCACCGCCAGTGTGGCAACTGACGCACGCGCTGCTGCTGGTTTGATTAAACACCGTTCGCCCGCGCTCGACTGCGTCCGGATCGGCGGGCGCGTCGTGTGGCAGCGAGGGCACCCGATCGAGCCATTTGCCGAGGACGTCAATGTGGTC
This region includes:
- a CDS encoding ThuA domain-containing protein, giving the protein MLIYTRTTGQRHDSIPVAADFIGRSAKLAGLTTETSEDTTKFTDAGLAPYGAVILLATTGEPFGPGTVGINALAAYVKNGGALVGIENATHAYDDPSDNSETYVGLLGADFAGHPGDFMSATCTKQGNHPSVAMLPANFNVMDEIYSFTRFRMDNQVVLTCASDHRPVSWYREEGAGRIFYTALGHSNEIWMMPPLVDQHVIPGLLWAMGR
- a CDS encoding BlaI/MecI/CopY family transcriptional regulator, whose translation is MTTDDQSAVPGGKLEYAVLVALWELGPLSGRDLHDRVGVPLDLVYTTTAKVLDRLQAKGLVTRERRARVFVFAACTPRQQVEQARVAKTLNGLFGQEPRPALAMLVDAVEAIDPRLLDDLAAALEARRKARGGPAEGGGEGEGDGS